ACACTAACTGAAACACTCTTGTCGCTGCatttgttgccttatttattttctgttcccctcccccactagAATGGAAGCTCTGTGTGGACAAGGACCTTTTCCATCTTATTCTCAGTCACATTTCCTAAGGCCCAGtgccactgcctggcacatagtatggaCTTAATAACACCCACTAAACGAGTGGACCAAGCCCGCAGTTTTTAGTGTGTGATTTTTAAAGGCCACAGTTAcaatattttgtttctctgagcTTCCATGACTCAAAGAGTCTGTGGTTTTAGAATCCAACTGTTCTAACCTCCTGGGATTTCTTAActgcatgatttttaaaattcttacgaGCTGAGCTTAAAGTCCAGTGAAACTCTGCTGTAGGAAGACACAAAGCAACTCAAGGATAACAACTCATGTATGGAGACAGGGCAAAACTCATAGTGTCCAGGCAGTAAGAGCAATAGGAAGAGAATAAAAACACTTTTGCAAAGGAAAATTATGAGGACTAAAATCCTGAAGTCAAGTGCTTGGGTTTGATGCCACATTCCCCCCCAGGTCAGCCCTGACCCCCTTACCGTCTCCTCTGGAATTGCTGGTCTATCTCTGCAAATGACTGGCCTTTTGTTTCCGGGACAAATAAGTATATGAAACCCAGGCCGAGGACAGCAGTCAGCCCATAGAGTAGGAAGGTCCAGGACAAACCGATGGCACCTAGGAACAACAGGGTGGGGATGTGGGCGGGGCGCAGCCTGGGCCAACTGGTCGCCCAGTGTTCCAGGTTGAGCACTAAAAGTCACTTCACCCAAAGTAGATTCTCCAGATGGTTGATTTGCAGAATGACCAACAGGCTGTCAAATAAAAGTACCTTAAAGCAGGAGTAGGGCTGGTTGTCCCAGAGGCAGGCAAAGGGCCAGGGCCCAAATCCACAAACACCTTGGGCATCTTGATTTTATGGGAAAGCCCACTCACCCATATCTAAAACACTGACCAGTGGCATGTGCTCGGCATCTGAAAACGTGGATGGAGGGAAAAGGACATCCACCTCAGCAGCAAAACAGCTGCAAGAGGCGAAGCAAAGCTCCGAACAAAATCCTCAGAAATTCTGTGAAATGGGCCCAAGGAATGAGGTCAGAGGACTCACCGATGAGGTCGAGGAAGGAGAGGCTGATGAAGAGGTTGGCGGCCCAGTTGAAGCTGTTGCAGAAGGCAAAGGCCCTCCCTCTGATCTCCACGGGGTAAATCTCGCTGAGGACGAGCCAGGTCACTAggacaggagagcagggaggaCTCCTAGGCTGCGGCCGGAACCCAAGGCCTGGCACCTATGGTCCCGCAGTTGGCCCCCAACAGTGAGATTCAAGCAGACTGTCAGGCCCCTGACACCGTCTCTCCCGGCTGCTTTCCCCACACGGCTGTAAGAGTTCCTTTAGAGGGACCAGCAGTCTGTGTTTGACCAGGAAACTGAGGAGTTTCCTGGGACACCAGACTCTCAGGGTCCAGGGCAAACTGGGATGAGTGGTCACCCTATTCATTAAATTCCTTTCCTGTAAACTCTTTTGAGTGAGCTATCTGGGAGCAGATTCAGGTTTTATAAGGCCTGAAGCTTAAATGATTTGGGGcctttataagaaagaaaattttacaacAGAATTAGGCCCCTGTCTCCAGAAGTGCCTGCAAGGAAGGGAGGAGCCCTGAAGTCTGAGCTCAGTGTTCTCATGCTCAAGCCACCACCTGTGTTCCTTTGTTCAGTCTCCACTGGGGGCGGTGGAAGGCTCCATAGTTACCTGCGAGACAGCTCCCACTCACCTGGCCCAAATCCAAAGGAGAAGGCGCTCACGAAGACCATCATGCAGACCAGCGCGGTCCAGTGCAGCAGGGCGCGCCCGGGGGCAGGAGaaatgggggcaggaggggcggtGCTCAGAGCCGGTGGGGGAGGAGCGGTGGGGGCCCCAGCCCCCGGATGAGGCTTGGCTTTCTCAGAGGTTGACAAGACTGGATCCCCTGGGCTCTGGCCGGTTGTTGGCAGCAGAGGTGGAGACAAGCCCCTGGGCAGGCCAGAGTCTCCAGGGAGACCTGACAGCCTGGTGGCATTGGGCTCAGCCAGGCAACTTGGTCCTGAATCCATGGGCACAGCAAAGCTGATGAGGCCGATGCCACTGACCGAGAAAGCCATGAGGGCACAGCCCGCTAGCAATAGGGCCCTGCGGCCCGCTCGGTCCACCAGCCCCATGGCGGTCAGGGTGGCCGCCACCTTCACGGCACCGAGCCCCACAGAGGCCAGCACAGCTGAGGAGCCCCCAAGGAATCCGACCGAGCGGAAGATGGTGGAGGCGTAGCACAGCACGTTGGGCTGCCCTGTCAGCTGCTGGAAAAGCACGAGCCCCAGCCCCACCGTGGTCCGGCCTCGCATGTTACCCCTTGCCCTGAAGAGGTCCAGGAAGGAGTATCTCGGCCTCTCCAGGCCCAGCTTTGTGGCCTCGCCTCCCTGGAGGGGGATGAGGTCCTTATGGGCTGCAGCCTCATCTGTACCagcagggagaaagaggaggctgAGGGACTGCAGGAGGGCAGGTGCAGCGGCCCAGCCAAACATATGCCTCCATCCCCAGGGAGTACCGGCCAGTGCATAGTTGAGTGCGTAGGAGAGCAGGATGCCCACGGTGATGCCTGCCTCGTAGAGGGACACTAGCACTCCCCGCTGCCGTGGCCCCACCAGCTCTGACACATAGATACAGCAGGCCatggaggagagggagatggCAAAGCCAGCTGCTGAGCGGCCCAGGACCAGCCAGGTCAGGGAGCTGGCCAGGCCTAGGCTCAGGCTGCCTGCTAGCAGCACCAAGTTGCTCCCGAGGATGGCTTGTTTCCTGCCATAGCGGTCGATGAGGAAGCCCCCTACCAGGGAGGCAAGGAGAGCCCCCAGGAGCAGGCTGCCCACCAGGAGCTCCTGTTCTGAGCAGCTTAGCCCGAAGTCAAGCTGCAGTGGGAGCAGGGCACCCGAGATGACTGCCAGTTCGTAACCAAAGGTCAGGCCACCCAGCAAAGACACAGAGGCACACAGGGGCAGGAGGGATGAAGAGTGGCCTGGAAAACAAAAGTTACATGGGCACAGTATTATTACTATCAATAGCTTTTTCTCATATGGTAGTTACtaagtgccaggccctgtttGAAGAGCTTTACatgtatttactcatttaattcttaacaACAACCTTAAAACATACTATTCTTAGTATTAGCCTCTAaagcacaaagaggttaagaaattttCTCATGGTCATACAGCAAGTGGCAAAGCTGAGGTGGCTAGAGAGTGCGGGCTTTTAATCACAATGCTGTTGAGCAGAGGGGCCTGAGTGGCTGCAGCCCAGCAAATGAGAATAGCAGGAGGGGATGAGgtagagggaggcaggggcagatCATGTGGAGCTTTGTTAGGTCATGAGGACACTGATGAACTTCTTTCCCAGTAGGTGGAAGCCTTTGAAAGCTGGAACTGGGGAGAGAGGTGATTCGTGGTAGTCACTGGCACATGTGGatattgagcacttaaaatgtggctaatgCGATTGAGgaactgcattttaaatttaattttaattaatttaaatgtgaaaCAAGCCATATATGGCCAGCAACTACCATATTGGCAGAGCAGCTATACAGGCTACTCTTAATTTTGAATTCACATACATAAACttaaatatttctggaagcaTCTAGAGTAATCCAGATGTATCTCTCACCCACCCCAACCCAGGACCCGAATATTTGTAACACTATCGCCAGATTTATGGGATGTTTTCTACGGACCAGGTGCTGTTTTGAGCACTTTAAGTGTAATagcttatttaattctcaccacaacTTTGTGAGGTGGACTTTTACATTACTTATGAATGAGTAAACTGATCGTTAGAGATGTGAagtgacttgctgaaggtcaAAAATAGTAAGTAGCTGTGCATAGATTCACAGGCCAGGTGATGGCCACGAGGCACATGAAAATACGCTCCACGTGcgtaattatgagagaaatgcaaatcaaaactacagggagataccagtcagaatggccatcattcaaaagtctacaaacgagaaattctggagagggtatggagaaaagggagccttcctacactgttggtgggaatgtaaattggtgcggccactatggagaacagtatagaggttccttaaaaagctgaaaatagaattatcctatgatccagcaatcacactcctgggcatacatccagagaaaactaacttggaaagatacatgcaccccaatattcataacagcactatttacagtagccaggacagggaagcaacctaaacgtccattgacagatgactggataaagaagatgttgtatatacacacacacacacacacacacacaatggaatgtttagtcagtcataaaaaagaatgaaataatgccatttgcagcaacatggatggacctagagatgatcatactaaatgaagtaagttaaagacaagtatcatatgatatcacttatatgtggaatctaaaaaaaaaaaaaaagatacaaatgaacttatttacaaaccagaaatagactcacaaacaaatttatggttaccaaaggggaagggtggggagggataaattaggagtttgcaattaacagatacacactactatgtataaaatagataaacaacaaggacctactgtatagcacagg
Above is a window of Camelus dromedarius isolate mCamDro1 chromosome 18, mCamDro1.pat, whole genome shotgun sequence DNA encoding:
- the SLC2A10 gene encoding solute carrier family 2, facilitated glucose transporter member 10, whose protein sequence is MGHSSSLLPLCASVSLLGGLTFGYELAVISGALLPLQLDFGLSCSEQELLVGSLLLGALLASLVGGFLIDRYGRKQAILGSNLVLLAGSLSLGLASSLTWLVLGRSAAGFAISLSSMACCIYVSELVGPRQRGVLVSLYEAGITVGILLSYALNYALAGTPWGWRHMFGWAAAPALLQSLSLLFLPAGTDEAAAHKDLIPLQGGEATKLGLERPRYSFLDLFRARGNMRGRTTVGLGLVLFQQLTGQPNVLCYASTIFRSVGFLGGSSAVLASVGLGAVKVAATLTAMGLVDRAGRRALLLAGCALMAFSVSGIGLISFAVPMDSGPSCLAEPNATRLSGLPGDSGLPRGLSPPLLPTTGQSPGDPVLSTSEKAKPHPGAGAPTAPPPPALSTAPPAPISPAPGRALLHWTALVCMMVFVSAFSFGFGPVTWLVLSEIYPVEIRGRAFAFCNSFNWAANLFISLSFLDLIGAIGLSWTFLLYGLTAVLGLGFIYLFVPETKGQSFAEIDQQFQRRRFTLSFGHRQSSASVQYSRIEASAAS